The sequence ACTGCCTTAAATTAtaactaagggttttcttaactttGGGAGTTTTTTGCATCTGAGCCCTGATGTAAAACCTTTGCCAATTATCCTTATTCATAGATTGATTCTGGCACTGCAGCATAGAGGAAGGCATGCAGTACACAGATAACTCTAACCTTTTCTAAACTTTGTATTCTTAATGAAACATGCAGTTATACAAAGAACAATATATGTAAAGTTGCTAGGCCATTGAAGTGATTACTGTTATTTTGTCCTCATTGTCTCATCAGTGCACTTTAGTGTTGAGTACAGTTTACGTGTTGACAGAGCTGACTTAGATACCCTCTAGTGGCAACTGGAACAATGACAGCTACTTTTAAAACAACACTTTTTGGAAAAGAACTACCTCTCAAATATCAAAAATCTTTATCTTTTTCTTTCAGTTTCATCCATCCTGAAGAAGACGAGATATACTCAGTCTAAAGGCAGTGTTCACTTTGGCCTGGTTACAGTGTTCTTCTTCCAGCGGTGTCAAGGCTGCTGCAGTGTGCCCAGTCATGGTGGCTGCACACTGGGCATGGTTAAACGGCATGCTGCCTGCCAGCAGTTCACCCTGAGAGAGCATGCGGAGGAGCAGCAGCACTTGCAATTGAAGAGACTCCGTGAGCGACACCAAGAGGAAAGGCTGGAGGCTTTGAGACAGAGGGTGAGTTCATAAGTATCAAATGTACAACTAAAGTATGATCTGTTTATATCGTATCAAtggcctttagccctgttgttcgttccatccatccatccatccagtttacATGAACTTACACATTGTCAGGTTATTAAATTGGTGTAAGACTGTGCACGCTCTCCATGTCTTCATATCTTCTCATTTTGCAGATGATCAGCAGTGGCACTCTCACAATGGCAGAAGCAGCCAACTTGACATTGAAAGATGTCCCAGATGAGGATGTTGACCTCAGCAGTGCCAAGCTGAAGGATGGAGGATTACTCCGTCCCTACTCATCGAAACGGAGACGTGCATTGCTGAAAGCTGCGGGTGTGGTGAGAATCGACCGAGAGGAGAAGAGGCAGCTGCAGGAGCTACGACGTTGGCGGGAAGACTGTGGCTGCCACTGCCAGGGTTTCTGTTATCCAGAGACCTGTGACTGCAGTCAGGCAGGCATCAAGTGCCAGGTAATGATTCAAGTAATCGGTTGTCTATACATTATTTTGCAGTTGTCATGTTATTTTTGTGGTCTCACAGAGGAAATTTCTATTGCTTAAAGATTATTTTTCATAACTTCTTAGATAGCATAGCTATTACATAGCTTTCTCAGCTGTTTCATTtaggtatcaactttgtctcagatgttgaTCCTAAAATTTCTTAGAACTAAAATATACACAAATGAGACtattgtttacatacagtaatGGGATAGAGCTAtgaaatattgaatattgaaacctgacttttgattgcagacgtTGGTATCTGCAAAGTTTATGtaattgttgagatctcttctaaaaCTCCAGATGATAtgcatgtgagattactggggtaTGTTTTCTAATGAAGTCTCCATGTTCTTTATTTAATCTCATActttaaagaaaaaacaattgAGATTTTAAAGATAACTCAACACACTAGGGTATTGAGGTAGTGATGGTGCagtatgtgttttttgttgttgataaaTGTCATCCGTCAATATTAACAGATGGACCGCACCAATTTTCCCTGCGGATGTTCAAAGGAAGTCTGCGGGAACCCAGCGGGCCGCATCGAGTTCAACTCCAGTCGTGTACAGAgccactatatacacacacacatgaagttAGAGCTGGAAAAGAGGCTGCTGGAGGCAGCCTCTGAGCAGCAATCTGCAGAGGAGAATAAAGCtataacatttacaataaaaaacaacagtCCAGCTTTTCAACTGAGCTCAGATCTCTGCAGGGAGGCAGAAAAGAGCTCTAGCAGTGACATGACTGACACCTCTTGCTCCTCAGCTCTGAGTCAGGACTTTGATATGGATGGAAGCCCTCATGAATTGGGCCTATCCACAAAGGATAATACACAGTCTGAAAGCAACACCAGTACATCTCAGTTGAAATATCTGGATGAAAATGCTAATCAGGCCGCATTGGAGTTTGTAAATGACTCCTTTGATATCCCCAATACACCTTCTCCATCCGCTGATAATACAGCTGACTGTTACATGGACCTTAGTCTGTCCTCAGACTCTGACCTGGTCTTCTTTGACAGTTTCCATGAGTACGACCATTTTAAGGGgaaaagtcatatggactacatgTCACATATCCAGTTTCCCAGCTGTCCCAGCCATGCCCAAATAGAGGACTCTGGTGTTGGTCTTCTGGAATCTCTAATAGGAATTTCTTAATTTGTATCAGAGCAGAACAGTATTTTTACTGAAGTTTTAAATGAGCCTTGTTTATTTGCAATTTAAACAGTATGAAATTTTATTTGAGAAATAGTGTAAATAGTTTCTGAATTTAAGGAGATTCATTAACAATGTATTTAGATATTAATATAGACTGTAACAATAATTGGTCTCTGTGTAAATGCAGTTCAAAAACCACTCATTGAAAATTAGTGTGAAGTCATATGCCAATTTCAAGTGCACACTGTGTTGCTAAAGCTCACAGAGTTTATTTCAGGtccaattttatatttatactttaTAAGCTAAAGGTGTTCAGGCGCTGAaatcttttccctcttttttcagAAAACTACACAGTCTTCTTCATTACATTATCAggaattattatacatttttaagtgaaaatgtacctttttataaggttacatgtaagtaaatattcatatttatttgttaaatgtgTTATGCTTCAAATGATCGTGCAAATCAGTTTTGTATTTGTGTAGCATGTTAAATTGCTAAGAAGCATAATGGCTCTCCCATagtgtttcttttttcatttaaaagttttatttgtaataaatatatatatatatataacaaaaaccaGGCTACATTTGCTTTGATAATATTTCACTCTGTCTGGTAGGCCACTAATTCATGTTTTTggactttttaaaatgtgtgcaattacttttttctttgtgGAATAACTTCAATAAATTTTATTTCACAAAACCAATGAGAAATACTTatttgaagaagaagaaaaaaagactcTGGAAGAACTATTGTAATTCAAAGAATACACAGCAAAATCTCGAAGATGGATAATAAAATCTTGTGGAGGATAAAATCGATTTTTATTAAGGCATTATTGAACTCTTAAACTTATCCAGTTCTCAACCTATTGATTTAGGTACTCATTAtttcgatttatttttaaatgtttttaaaaacaaatttgggATCATTTCATACTCATGCTGGTTTCATACTCATATTACAATGAACAGTACAAGATTGCTTTCTAATTGTTCTCAAcctgaaaataatttaaaggtaTCAACAACCTGCTTTATTCCAAATACAAGGACAAGAACCTGaacatttttggtaacactttacaataattttccatttgttaacattatataATGTATTCGGAATCATGAAGTACCATTgaactatatattttataaagcatttataacgCTAGTCAACAAAAAAatgctattgttcattgttaattcctgttattttataatgcattaaataatgttatcatatacaaattttgtttttaaaaatgtattactatatgttgaactataacattactataacattaaccaaaattaataaatgctgtaaaataattgttcattgttagttcatattaactaatgtagttaactagtgttaaagttgcactcagtaacttttgtctttgtgtcatcttggacttggcggcttggatgcagcatcatttatcagatgccattgtagaaatgtagtattcacagtcagccatgattactataatcaatgagtgaaagtgtcaaataactggACGATTAcggagattaagtgagtagtattcggttggtcttgtgattctaacatggcagtctccatgtgcggaccctctccatgtagaataaaacagcttttataatgttactgatatgactggagtctttattttaatgtgagtggtcatgatttcctacatacagtatattgcaaacTTTCAATTCATGTATtttggagttaaactttttttaatgaggaaatattattgagtgcacctttaccaAATGGAACCTTATGGTATAGtgtttcagatttttttaattcatagaaaaaaacaaagaaaccaaaCAAAACTGTTAAGCACAGAATGAATGTATGAACACAAAAATagcttttgttttgtgttaaagGAGccatcagcagtctctttggtgatcctgatttcaagttcgattacacttcctagtgccatctagcgctgTGTGCATGCATCATGCACTAGGatgtgtaatcaaacttgaaatcatgatcatgcccaGAGACTGCAATAGTAAGatgcacaatgtaaaaaatattttgttctgttctcacccaaaacctattggattgcttcagaagac comes from Xyrauchen texanus isolate HMW12.3.18 chromosome 9, RBS_HiC_50CHRs, whole genome shotgun sequence and encodes:
- the LOC127649203 gene encoding cysteine/serine-rich nuclear protein 1-like codes for the protein MATLQCGGLKRKYQFSDEDAIYSSSSPSSHSEWDSEEDSAQSDTVYFSPIGPFPSRLHMPISSILKKTRYTQSKGSVHFGLVTVFFFQRCQGCCSVPSHGGCTLGMVKRHAACQQFTLREHAEEQQHLQLKRLRERHQEERLEALRQRMISSGTLTMAEAANLTLKDVPDEDVDLSSAKLKDGGLLRPYSSKRRRALLKAAGVVRIDREEKRQLQELRRWREDCGCHCQGFCYPETCDCSQAGIKCQMDRTNFPCGCSKEVCGNPAGRIEFNSSRVQSHYIHTHMKLELEKRLLEAASEQQSAEENKAITFTIKNNSPAFQLSSDLCREAEKSSSSDMTDTSCSSALSQDFDMDGSPHELGLSTKDNTQSESNTSTSQLKYLDENANQAALEFVNDSFDIPNTPSPSADNTADCYMDLSLSSDSDLVFFDSFHEYDHFKGKSHMDYMSHIQFPSCPSHAQIEDSGVGLLESLIGIS